From Phycodurus eques isolate BA_2022a chromosome 1, UOR_Pequ_1.1, whole genome shotgun sequence, one genomic window encodes:
- the si:rp71-17i16.5 gene encoding phosphatidylinositol 4,5-bisphosphate 3-kinase catalytic subunit gamma isoform has translation MPLACDWSNHVDDFAVGLAISMDLCPPASNSLAWTENLSGERLKLICEFRSGTSLPNRDRTEGERVSVILPARCAVDQLRMYVSMRVQNCHPDPSAILDPERYIVLYSKGEDWYEAYDNSQIIRTLDMPWWYDDVGFLTAHIVLKEMVEVDCESKQKVHRFLAFLIGHDLEKEVSDKHCELAYTRRKLASSRNQELRNRDDTLYTTEPWVANTPVPIDLKHLLNRKLPVTLHCINQISFSIEVDFSATPVILLEVFQRLMTQEKHEISDTLVLKVTGREEFLSGEYPLKDFHWVRQCLKDNQGLHLTVIPISQLVKETVHFEDLPLVDAFSGSFRSHEELCLEGKDLEDIFMISLWDCNRKLRVKLLGIDIPTFPSKSPRSVYVEAAIIYGNTVLSSVTSSSRLFTDEVLWNEWLDFDLIIKDLPRGAKLGFTINASSSDMPSGTEDSTMSPNKDYKSPASSVSKTVDLQKGKAKVLYFVNLLLINYRSVLSQGYFALHMWFHHDQEDEVITCQADRLSCATNPDISNSMAITFLLDNYTFPVVLPRSFSSTENSDSPNTGISQIQSSPTSVPNTDPYKQVQDKGNEPETSVSVPEGICPNKAHLNRVREKRVCCGPDLPQFLRTVDWTNSRVVEDIHWLVASWDLTELDVTVALELLSMDFADEMVRRLAVRRLESLSNDDVLKYLLQLVQTIKVEPYNDSFLARYLIQRALRSKRIGHFFFWYVRGEVTACPYFRQRMAVILEVYLLGCGQAMLDGFVQQVQAVDALQEVAVTIKKVYSEKRDLAPSASLRLQEILKDCPLPNEFLLPLDPRVKVGQILLEKCKVMASKKKPLWLEFSPMASPASATPVGIIFKQGDDLRQDMLVIQTLAVMDSIWQEQSLHLNLVPYGCISTGHNIGMIEIVRDAATIAAVQRSHGGTNGLFRNDALFDWLKSKCSLQEIHFKTVERFVKSCAGYCAATYVLGIGDRHNDNIMITDQGNLFHIDFGHILGNRKHFLGVSRERVPFVLTPDFLYVMGRVKGGNSLYFQCFRNVCTRAYLALRAHSRLLVTLFSLMLLSGMPELSTAEDMRYLREALQEDKSEAEAKAHFLQQIDKCEQLGWTVQANWWIHRMANR, from the exons GTGCAGAACTGCCATCCAGATCCATCTGCGATACTGGATCCAGAAAGGTACATTGTGCTTTATTCCAAGGGAGAAGACTGGTACGAGGCCTATGACAACTCTCAGATTATCAGGACACTTGATATGCCGTGGTGGTATGACGACGTCGGGTTTCTGACAGCCCACATTGTGCTGAAGGAGATGGTGGAGGTCGATTGCGAGTCGAAACAGAAAGTGCACCGGTTCCTGGCCTTCCTGATTGGACACGATCTGGAGAAAGAGGTGTCAGACAAACATTGCGAGCTTGCGTACACCCGCAGGAAACTAGCATCTTCCAGAAACCAAGAGCTAAGGAATCGGGATGACACTTTGTACACCACAGAACCTTGGGTAGCAAACACCCCAGTCCCAATTGACTTAAAGCACTTGCTCAATAGAAAACTCCCCGTCACCCTTCATTGCATAAACCAGATCAGTTTCAGTATAGAAGTCGATTTCAGTGCAACACCCGTTATCCTTCTTGAAGTTTTTCAAAGGCTGATGACGCAAGAGAAGCATGAAATCTCTGACACCTTGGTGTTAAAAGTCACAGGAAGGGAAGAGTTTTTGTCTGGTGAATACCCTCTAAAAGATTTCCACTGGGTGCGACAGTGCTTGAAAGACAATCAAGGTCTCCACTTGACTGTGATCCCTATCTCACAGCTTGTTAAGGAGACGGTCCACTTCGAGGACTTGCCCCTTGTTGATGCTTTCAGTGGCTCATTCCGTTCCCACGAAGAACTCTGCCTTGAAGGGAAAGATCTGGAAGACATTTTCATGATATCCTTGTGGGACTGCAACAGAAAATTGCGTGTCAAACTTCTCGGCATTGATATTCCGACGTTCCCTAGCAAATCCCCTCGATCCGTCTATGTGGAAGCAGCTATAATTTATGGTAATACAGTTCTCTCATCAGTGACTTCATCCTCCAGACTCTTCACAGATGAAGTACTGTGGAACGAGTGGCTGGACTTCGACCTGATCATTAAGGATCTACCACGTGGAGCCAAGCTGGGCTTCACCATTAATGCCAGCAGTAGCGACATGCCCTCGGGGACTGAGGACTCAACGATGTCCCCAAATAAAGATTACAAGTCGCCTGCGTCTTCAGTCTCCAAAACAGTAGACCTGCAGAAAGGGAAGGCAAAGGTGCTCTACTTTGTCAATCTTCTCCTGATTAATTACAG GTCGGTCCTCAGTCAGGGATACTTCGCATTGCATATGTGGTTCCACCATGACCAGGAGGATGAGGTCATCACTTGCCAAGCTGATAGACTTTCCTGTGCTACTAATCCAGATATATCCAATTCCATGGCTATCACCTTCCTTCTTGACAATTACACCTTCCCCGTGGTTCTCCCAAGGAGCTTCAGCTCCACAGAAAATTCTGATAGTCCCAATACTGGCATCTCCCAAATCCAATCTTCTCCTACCTCTGTACCCAACACTGACCCCTACAAACAGGTCCAAGACAAAGGGAATGAGCCTGAGACCTCAGTATCTGTACCTGAAGGCATCTGTCCAAACAAGGCTCACCTAAATAGAGTCCGGGAAAAACGTGTTTGCTGCGGTCCTGACCTACCGCAGTTCCTTCGTACTGTGGATTGGACGAACAGCAGAGTTGTTGAAGATATCCACTGGTTGGTGGCAAGCTGGGACCTGACAGAGCTGGATGTGACCGTGGCCCTGGAGTTGTTGAGCATGGACTTTGCTGACGAGATGGTCAGGAGATTAGCGGTGCGGAGACTCGAGAGCCTCTCCAACGATGACGTTCTGAAGTATTTACTCCAGTTGGTGCAG ACCATCAAAGTGGAACCTTACAATGACAGTTTCCTCGCTCGGTACCTCATCCAGAGAGCCCTGAGG AGCAAGCGGATCGgccacttcttcttctggtACGTGCGCGGCGAGGTAACAGCCTGCCCATATTTCCGTCAGCGTATGGCGGTAATTCTGGAGGTCTACTTGCTGGGCTGCGGTCAGGCCATGCTGGATGGCTTCGTTCAACAGGTGCAGGCTGTGGACGCTCTTCAGGAGGTCGCGGTCACGATTAAGAAGGTCTACTCTGAGAAAAGGGACCTTGCTCCATCAG CTTCACTCAGGCTTCAGGAAATTCTTAAGGACTGCCCGCTGCCCAATGAATTCCTGCTGCCTTTGGACCCCCGTGTCAAAGTAGGACAGATTCTG CTGGAGAAATGCAAGGTGATGGCCTCAAAGAAGAAACCTCTGTGGTTGGAGTTCTCGCCCATGGCGTCCCCCGCCTCTGCTACACCTGTTGGTATCATTTTCAAACAGGGAGATGACCTCAGACAGGACATGCTGGTGATTCAG ACTTTGGCGGTGATGGACTCCATCTGGCAAGAGCAATCTCTGCACCTCAACCTCGTCCCATACGGCTGTATCTCCACAGGACACAACATAG GCATGATCGAGATTGTTAGGGACGCAGCGACCATCGCTGCGGTCCAAAGGAGCCACGGAGGAACAAATGGACTCTTCAGAAATGACGCACTCTTTGATTGGCTCAAATCCAAGTGCTCTCTTCAGGAAATT CACTTCAAGACCGTGGAGCGCTTTGTAAAGTCCTGCGCCGGCTATTGCGCGGCCACTTATGTGCTCGGCATTGGGGATCGTCACAATGACAACATTATGATCACAGATCAAG GCAATTTGTTCCACATCGACTTTGGCCACATCCTGGGCAACAGGAAGCACTTCCTCGGAGTGAGCAGGGAGCGCGTGCCATTTGTCCTGACGCCCGACTTCCTGTACGTCATGGGAAGGGTCAAAGGTGGCAATAGCCTCTACTTTCAATGTTTCCGG AACGTGTGTACTCGGGCATATCTCGCCCTTCGCGCCCACTCTCGCCTGCTGGTCACCCTCTTCTCCCTCATGCTCCTTTCGGGCATGCCGGAGCTGAGCACTGCAGAGGACATGCGCTACCTGCGGGAGGCGCTGCAAGAGGACAAGAGTGAGGCGGAAGCCAAGGCCCATTTCCTCCAGCAGATTGATAAGTGTGAGCAACTGGGCTGGACCGTGCAGGCCAACTGGTGGATCCACCGGATGGCGAACAGATAA